Proteins from a single region of Trichomycterus rosablanca isolate fTriRos1 chromosome 16, fTriRos1.hap1, whole genome shotgun sequence:
- the LOC134330827 gene encoding macrophage mannose receptor 1-like, with translation MRQLSEVLSIGLVRLVQDIIHEQKSTRTMFQLLLLLGFYTLGISSIHQYHFINENKTWAEAQKYCRENYIDLATVHNYKEQLDLTNKVQDSQRTWLGLYDDLNSWKWSLNDDDLYKEGEKSFNNWYINKPRNSGGNKLCIYYNVYYASWWESDCSNMRQFLCYDGRVNVSEKYILVYKYKNWTEAQRYCREHHTDLASIRNETENQNIRSLLVSEGTDSYVWIGLYRTRSWSDKSNSSFSDWELGQPDNYRQMEYCKAVDISLNGTWRDENCNQEISFFCYSTISSTSYQYHFINKNMTWMEAQLYCRENYTDLATINNVEDINMLIDTVNGSYLGLAWIGLYDDLESWRWSLDDAAFYKEGEREFRGWEHQPDNNYGNQLCVLMGDDGTWFDEDCNNNSPFVCYDGNNSTEDYIWIDEYMTWTEAQNYCRQHHTDLASVKTQADNNRILNLTRGSGSWIGLYRKRLWSDQDNSLYENRKPGIIYSIEQPDNGLYSVVDYRNQHCTAVSLKDSGQWRDENCLARLPFVCYNNLSTGFSFTSHQYYFVNESKTWSEAQKHCRDVYTDLATINNMDDMKRLLKTVHCSYYGLAWIGLYDDLNSWKWSLNDGSFFKEEEKSFSNWYIEKPRNQYGNSLCVLFSVYGGIWYADYCSNKLPFICYDGKENGSESFILVNQYLNWTEAQRYCRDHYTDLASVRNETENQKIKKILNARNNYFSYYYYYYYYYYYYSYYPPYNAGYWYSHVWIGLYRTWSWSDKSNYSFSNWKSGEPYNGGWSEYCTAVSFSESGQWSTEYCGQALPFLCYSTNPSTSYREYHFVNESKNWTEAQRYCRQNYDDLATIENMEEVNRTFNTVNGSYSGLAWIGMYDDLESWRWSLSDDGFYKKGEKEFRGWDHQPDNYGGKQLCAMAQKTGWFDEDCSTNLTFVCYDAKDNAHMLISKEMTWKEAQSYCRVNYTDLTSVRNETELQKILNISGDNSVWIGLYRNRLWSDQSNSTFTNWSPAVPSKPRQPDNGVNLIWQYGTQHCTAVDDSGWWRDENCLATFPFVCYILFLTGSVMGLRMNIKTWENLKDSQIKEFVSNQLKQELIRLGVSSNFTVSVSNTCKADP, from the exons GGTTTTACACCCTGGGCATCAGTTCTATTCATCAGTATCATTTCATTAATGAGAACAAGACCTGGGCCGAGGCACAAAAATACTGCAGAGAAAATTACATTGACTTAGCCACCGTTCATAACTATAAAGAACAACTGGACCTTACTAACAAGGTACAGGACAGTCAACGGACCTGGTTAGGACTCTATGATGATCTGAACAGCTGGAAATGGTCACTGAATGATGATGATCTCTACAAGGAAGGAGAGAAAAGCTTTAATAACTGGTACATAAACAAACCAAGAAACTCAGGTGGAAATAAGTTGTGTATTTACTATAATGTTTATTATGCATCATGGTGGGAGAGTGACTGCTCTAATATGCGTCAATTCCTTTGTTATGATG gGAGGGTGAATGTCAGTGAAAAATACATACTGGTCTACAAGTACAAGAACTGGACTGAAGCTCAGAGATACTGCAGAGAGCATCACACAGACCTGGCCAGTATAAGGAATGAAACTGAGAACCAAAACATAAGATCATTATTAGTTTCTGAGGGCACAGATTCTTATGTATGGATCGGCTTGTACAGAACCAGATCTTGGTCCGATAAGAGCAACTCTTCTTTTAGTGACTGGGAACTGGGACAACCAGATAATTATAGACAGATGGAATACTGTAAAGCTGTAGATATTTCTCTTAATGGAACATGGAGAGATGAAAACTGCAATCAAGAAATCTCATTCTTCTGTTACAGTA CAATCTCATCAACATCGTATCAGTATCACTTTATTAATAAGAACATGACTTGGATGGAAGCACAGCTGTACTGCAGAGAGAATTATACTGACCTGGCTACCATTAATAATGTGGAGGATATAAACATGCTCATTGATACGGTAAATGGCAGCTACCTTGGTTTAGCCTGGATTGGACTGTATGATGATCTGGAGAGTTGGAGATGGTCTCTGGATGATGCTGCTTTCTATAAGGAAGGAGAGAGGGAGTTTAGAGGGTGGGAGCATCAACCTGATAACAATTATGGTAATCAGCTGTGTGTGTTGATGGGAGATGATGGAACATGGTTTGATGAAGACTGTAACAACAATTCACCGTTTGTTTGCTATGATG GAAACAATTCCACAGAAGATTACATCTGGATTGATGAGTACATGACTTGGACAGAAGCTCAGAATTATTGCAGACAGCACCACACAGACCTGGCCAGTGTAAAAACCCAAGCAGATAATAATCGAATCCTTAATCTGACAAGGGGCTCTGGTTCTTGGATTGGTCTCTACAGGAAAAGATTGTGGTCCGACCAGGACAATTCCTTGTATGAAAATCGGAAACCAGGGATCATTTATTCAATCGAACAACCAGACAATGGATTGTATTCTGTTGTGGATTATCGCAATCAACACTGTACTGCTGTATCTCTAAAGGATTCAGGCCAGTGGAGAGATGAAAACTGCTTGGCCAGGCTCCCTTTTGTCTGCTACAATA ATCTCAGCACAGGATTCTCATTTACCTCACATCAGTATTACTTTGTTAATGAGAGCAAGACCTGGAGTGAAgcacaaaaacactgcagagATGTTTATACTGACCTGGCTACCATTAATAACATGGACGATATGAAGAGACTCCTTAAGACAGTACATTGCAGCTACTATGGTTTAGCCTGGATTGGTCTGTATGATGATTTGAACAGCTggaaatggtctctgaatgatggcagtttttttaaagaagaagAGAAAAGCTTTAGTAACTGGTACATAGAGAAACCGAGGAACCAGTATGGAAACagtttgtgtgtattattttcagtgtatggtGGAATATGGTATGCTGATTACTGCTCTAACAAATTGCCATTCATTTGCTATGATG GGAAGGAAAATGGCAGTgaaagctttatcctggtcaatcAGTACTTGAACTGGACTGAAGCTCAGAGATACTGCAGAGATCATTACACAGACCTGGCCAGTGTGAGAAATGAAACAGAGAAccagaagataaaaaaaatattaaatgcaaGAAACAATTactttagttattattattattattattattattattattattattcatattatccTCCATATAATGCTGGTTATTGGTATTCACACGTATGGATTGGCCTGTATAGAACCTGGTCTTGGTCAGATAAAAGCAACTATTCTTTTAGTAACTGGAAGTCAGGAGAACCATATAACGGTGGATGGAGTGAATACTGTACTGCTGTATCATTTAGTGAATCTGGACAATGGAGCACTGAGTACTGTGGACAAGCGTTACCGTTCCTCTGCTACAGTA CAAATCCATCAACATCCTACCGTGAGTACCACTTTGTTAATGAGAGTAAGAACTGGACTGAAGCACAGAGATACTGCAGACAGAATTATGATGACCTGGCAACCATTGAAAACATGGAGGAAGTGAACAGGACCTTCAACACAGTAAATGGCAGCTACTCTGGTTTAGCCTGGATTGGAATGTATGATGATCTGGAGAGTTGGAGATGGTCTCTGAGTGACGATGGTTTTTACAAAAAAGGAGAGAAAGAATTTAGAGGGTGGGACCATCAACCTGATAACTATGGTGGAAAACAGCTGTGTGCTATGGCCCAAAAGACTGGCTGGTTTGATGAGGATTGTAGCACAAACCTAACATTTGTTTGCTATGATG CTAAAGACAACGCTCACATGTTGATTTCTAAAGAAATGACCTGGAAAGAAGCTCAGAGTTACTGCAGAGTAAACTACACAGACTTAACCAGTGTGAGAAATGAGACTGAGCTTCAAAAAATACTAAACATCTCAGGAGACAATTCTGTATGGATAGGTCTGTACAGGAACAGATTATGGTCAGATCAGAGCAACTCCACTTTTACAAACTGGAGTCCAGCAGTTCCATCAAAACCAAGACAACCTGATAATGGTGTAAACTTAATTTGGCAATATGGAACTCAACACTGCACAGCTGTGGATGATTCTGGTTGGTGGAGAGATGAAAACTGTTTAGCCACTTTCCCCTTTGTCTGCTACA TACTTTTCTTAACAGGTTCTGTGATGGGACTGCGAATGAATATTAAAACTTGGGAAAATCTGAAAGATTCTCAAATTAAGGAATTTGTGTCAAACCAG CTTAAACAAGAATTGATCAGATTGGGAGTTTCAAGTAACTTCACTGTAAGTGTGAGTAACACGTGCAAGGCCGATCCTTAA